The nucleotide sequence GGGTGGAAGATTCGGAACATAATAGAGAAGAACGGTTGATGGTTGGATTTCTTTCTCAAATTTGCCATCCACCGAGACTTTTAGGCGCTGGAATGGTATTTTCTCCTCTTTGGATGATGTAAAGGAAAATGAGAAATTCCCGTTTTTAAAGTCTTGATTGGCTACATAGACAGAAAAGTCTTCTACCTCTACCTGCGCCTGAGCGTAAACTCGGTTCGTAGAATCAACTACCCGGAGTATGTAAATTCCAGAAGGAAGAGAGGAGTCATAATCAAATGGAAGCGGTGATTGGAGATTGGTTAATCCTTCTTGTACTTGCTCAGATTTTATTACTTGTCCATCTTTTATTGTCTGAAGGAATAGCTTTCTTTGACCTCCCCCGGATTCTTTAAAATCGAGTATTAAACGAATCTTTTGCCCAGTCAGATAGGTTGGCAAGAATGAGCTTCCTCCTTTTACATAGATGTTTGAATTTTGCTTCTTGCTTAATGCTAAATCAACTCGTCGGCTTATCTTTTGTCCGTCTGGCGATTCGCCTTCAAAGCGTATTATTGAGAAGATTTCTGATGGCAGAAGAGGGGGGGAGTAGATATAAACGGTATCAGAGGTTGAATTCTCGACCATAAGTTGCACTTCTGTTTTTGCCAAAACATTCTGCCATGCATAATTGGAGATTAGTCGAGAAATGTCCTCAGCTGCGGTTTCGCCGTTTCTTCGCCATCCTCCATCGAGTGTTTGGGGTAGGAAGACGAAATAACTCGAGTTTAAGGCGAGTGCTGATATTGACCCATAAATTTTGGTTTTTGCGATCTGAGACGCGATTCGGGGTGCGACGCTGTATTGTGGGTCGAACAATCGAAAGTCCTCGTCAGATGGTGTCGGACGTTCAAATATAAATGGCAGGGAGGAAAGCAGTTCCTTTGACGATACGATTGGAATGCCCTCATCATTAAGAATGCGGTCAAATGGAAGGCCTATATAAATAATTATTATCCCTTTTGAAAGGAGATCCTGATAAAAAAAACTGCTTTCAAATAATTTAGTGGGAAAATAACCAGTTGGTATTATTAGAACTGAGCGAGGCGGAAGTGACTTAAGTTGCGCATATGTAACATCATTGACGGATATTTCGTTGAGAGTTAATAGCTCTTCTAGCTTTGACCTAAAGGTCTGGTAAGTTTCTGCTTGATGGCTCTTTGTTTGAAGAATAAAAACTTGTCTTGGAAGGGGATTTGGGAAAAATGTTGCAAGAATTTTTGCTGATGAAAGGTCCTTTTGATTATAGGAAATCTCGAAATAGGCTGTGTGAAATTGAGGGGTCTCGCCCCAATCAAGAATCTGAAAGTCTTTGACTTCGACATCAACCCAGGGAGTATACGGCGCTTTTTGTGGTGGCGGTGGCTGGTTTTGTGAAAATGAAAAGTAGAAAGCCGCCAAAAGAAGAAAAAAAGCAAATGCAGCTATGGGCAAAAGAATGGTTTTGATGGTGGGTGAAGTTTTAGGAGCTTCTTCTGCTTTTTTTTCATCTGCCTTTTGCGCAACCGGAACTTTTTTTTGGGGAGTGGAAAGAAAAGACGAAACGCGTTCAATCAGATTTTTTGATAATGGTGGCTTCTTCTGAACAAATCTCTTTACATTCTCATATTTCTTTCTTATTGTAAAGATATATGCCTTTTTTGAAATGCGAAATTTGAGCGTTTCTTCATCCACCATAGGACCAGATCCCATCAGCCCAAGTTTAAAATTAAATCAACTCATTCCTTGATTGCGAGGTAGCCTTCCAATACAAGCCTGTTTAACACTGCCTCTACCCGACTTTCTGGAACGCCGTAAGTTTTTGAAAATTCAGTTATGTTTATCTCTGAGTTGTGTTCGTGAATCCAATTTTGTATTTTTGATGCAAGAACTTCGTCAGAAATGGACTGGAACTCTGCAAGCTTATTTGCAAGCTCATCTTTTGACACTTTTAGTTCATAGTTTTCCCGCGAAAGGAGAGTATTTGCCTCCTGTAGGTCTCGAACTCTCTTTTGAAGAGAAATAACCTCTGATTTTAGGCTGTCGTAGAGAGAGTAGAGTTTATCGTAATCGCTAGTAACGTATTCCTCCATTTCAGATAGAGCATTTTCCAGCATTTGGTATATCTTTCGATTGTCAATGCTATAGTTGGATCCCAACAGCGTAAGAAGATTGAGGAGATACTTTAACATATCAAGTTTTCTTTTTTTTGGACTCATTCCGGCTGTATAGGTGTAGAGAAGCTCTATTTTGTCTGGATGGAAGTAGGTTAGTGAAAACAAGAATGGGTTTTTGTGGATATCTCTACTCTCGACGTTTATTCCAATGATGGTTTCGTTTTCTTCTACCAACTTTAAAAACGAAAGTTGAGAAAGTGATTCAAAAACGTCTTTTTTGCTGCCTACCCTTGAAGCCTCTAAGAATATTCCGCTAACCTTTGGCGGAGTCGTTGCTTTTTGCTGTTTTTGTGGAGGCAGATGATATCACCTTTTTTTCTTTTTGATTTTTTTTGATTTAGATTTAGTGGCAAGAATGGCTTGTTTAGACGTCTTTTTCTCTAAAGAAGGCTGCTCAGACAGAGACGGCGGTGGTTGAGGAGTCTCTTCAATTGCAGGAACGTATGAGGTAAGAGAAAACAGCACAAGAAAAGCTCCGATGAAGATAGATATAATAAAAGTTCCGAGGGACAGTGTCCCGCTAAGAAGAGAGAGACCAACAAAGGCAATGAAGATGATGACTGCAAGGGCAATGTACTGAACCAGTGTCTTTTCAAATTTAGTCCTTCTTTTCTTATATTCTTCATACATCTCTTCGCTCACAATAAGTCTGTTATTTTTTGCGATTCCAAAAAAACGCTTTATTTTTCTTATTGAGCGTATCACTATGTCTTCCTTGACTGGATAGCCAACGCCTTCATTTCCTGACATTATGCAAATCCCTCTTTCCATATCTCAAAACACCTCTTTTATGTGTGTCTACTCCTCCAATATAACTTGGGTTATATCTCGTCCAGTCATCCCAAGTTTTTTGAAATCTGTTTTGGAGAATATATTTATTATAGTTAAGTCGTCGATTCCCATATCTTTGAGAAGGGAAGTTATATTATTTCTTCCAAGGCCGTAGCGTTCAAGAAGGATAACAAATGAGATCACATCAAGATGGTTGTTTTTCTTTGAAAATAAAGAGACTATTTCTTCTATATGAACTGTGTCGAGGCCAAAAGACAGCAACTTCTTTTTTAATTCTCCTCTCTCAAATGAGACTACTTTAGCCATAAGCTCATCCCTCCGTTCCTCCTCTGAAAGAGCAGAAGAGAGATCCAAGAAAAGCTCTTGCAGAGGTTCTTCACCGTCAACGCGCTCCATTATAAATGTCTCTGAAAACTGCATTGTTGTCTGAAAAGCCATATTTACTGCGCAGGACCCAAGCCCCAGCTTTGCAATCTCATCTCTCATAAAATCCGAAAAATTGAGAGTGTTTTGCAGATAGTTCAAAAAGCGCTCAAATTTCACTCTAAAAATAAATGTGGTCCCAACGTTTGAGAAGATTGCTTCTGAGATATCTGTAGGATTTTGTGAAGCAACAATAAGCCCAAACTGGTATTTTCTTCCTTCCCGGACAATCATAACTGCATCTGAATTATCGTCCTTTGCAATTTTCCATGCTTCATCAAGCACAACCAAAAGACGCAGGCCAGCCGTTGAGCTCCAACCTGACTCACGCATCTTTTCCTTTATGAACTGGAGCATAGATAGAGCAGCTAAGCCTCTGAAGACTTCATCAGGGAGTCCAGATAGGTCCAAATCTACAAGACCAGCATTTAAAAGTTGCTCTAAGTTAACGGTTGATTGTTGTGCAAAATAATCTTCGCCTTCGCGAGTAAACTGCTTTATTCGATAGATTGCATTTTCAAGTTCTGCCGGAAATTCGTATGTTCCTGCTGCAAGCTGATCTTCAAGGATGTGTTGTACATCCCGCAATGTTGGCGGTTGAAGTGGGCGACCTGCACGGTCACGCTGGACTTTTCTATCAAGCTTAAATCCAGCCTCAACATAAGCTTTTTCTATGGCATTTTCGGTAAGTCTTTTTTGTTCAGGGTAATGACTTATGTCTGTGAGTATCTCCAACGTTCGGATAATCTGTTTTATCCTATCATTTGGTTTCATTCCGCCCAAATCAAGGAGATTTATATAAGAGCCCTTGCCAAGTGAAATTACAATGCCGCCTGTTTGTTTTACCCACTCCTTGTATTCTCCTGCCCAG is from Candidatus Anstonellales archaeon and encodes:
- a CDS encoding ATP-binding protein, which codes for MGRLKLSHVFNRDVARRNFFVRPPEPPEDYLMADPTNSIYIGRTKIFHVPFYWTFQRITNPHICVVGITGSGKSYFVKTFLTRASFVWGTNAFIIDWAGEYKEWVKQTGGIVISLGKGSYINLLDLGGMKPNDRIKQIIRTLEILTDISHYPEQKRLTENAIEKAYVEAGFKLDRKVQRDRAGRPLQPPTLRDVQHILEDQLAAGTYEFPAELENAIYRIKQFTREGEDYFAQQSTVNLEQLLNAGLVDLDLSGLPDEVFRGLAALSMLQFIKEKMRESGWSSTAGLRLLVVLDEAWKIAKDDNSDAVMIVREGRKYQFGLIVASQNPTDISEAIFSNVGTTFIFRVKFERFLNYLQNTLNFSDFMRDEIAKLGLGSCAVNMAFQTTMQFSETFIMERVDGEEPLQELFLDLSSALSEEERRDELMAKVVSFERGELKKKLLSFGLDTVHIEEIVSLFSKKNNHLDVISFVILLERYGLGRNNITSLLKDMGIDDLTIINIFSKTDFKKLGMTGRDITQVILEE